The Pseudomonas fluorescens genome segment GCGGCCGCGCCGTCGCCTTCATGATGGACGACGCCCTGCTGGCCGGCGAAGAAGCCAAGGCCAAGAAGCCGGACGACTGGGTCATCACCGGTACTGCACAGTCCTTCGAAGCCTACGCGTGCATGGTCCGCAAAGACGACCCGGCTTTCAAGAAGGCTGTAGACGACGCCATCGTCGCGCTCTACAAATCCGGCGAGATCAACAAGATCTACAGCAAGTGGTTCGAGAGCCCGATCCCGCCGAAGGGTCTGAACCTGAACTTCCCGATGAGCGATAAGGTTAAAGAGCTGATCGCCAATCCGAGCGACAAGCCTGCGCCAGACGTAAAAATCTGACACTGATCTAACCTTGTCACCTGAGGGAGCCAACCCTCCCTCGGGCGACAGTTAATACCTGCTGGTTTCAACTGGAACACTCGACCTGGTGGTTTTCGAGCCGATCGCGTGTGCCTGACGTTCAACGTCAGACGGGAAAGGATCTTCCCCAGGCGGGCACTTGTACATCGATCGAATCGAGGGGAGACCCTAATGAATTACAACTGGGACTGGGGCGTGTTCTTCAAGTCCACCGGCGTGGGCAGCGAGACCTATCTCGACTGGTTCATCTCCGGCCTGGGCTGGACCATCGCCATCGCCATCGTGGCCTGGATCATCGCCCTGTTGCTGGGCTCGCTGCTGGGCATCATGCGCACCGTGCCGAACCGCATCGTGTCGGGCATCGCGACCTGCTACGTCGAACTGTTCCGCAACGTGCCGCTGCTGGTTCAGCTGTTCATCTGGTACTTCCTGGTACCCGACATGCTGCCGCAGAACCTGCAGGACTGGTACAAACAGGACCTGAACCCGACCACCTCGGCCTACCTGAGCGTTGTCGTGTGCCTGGGCCTGTTCACCGCCGCCCGGGTCTGCGAACAGGTTCGCACCGGTATCCAGGCGCTGCCGCGCGGCCAGGAATCCGCCGCTCGCGCCATGGGTTTCAAGCTGCCGCAGATCTACTGGAACGTGCTGCTGCCCCAGGCCTACCGGATCATCATTCCACCGCTCACCTCGGAATTTTTGAACGTGTTCAAGAACTCCTCCGTGGCGTCCCTGATCGGTCTGATGGAGCTGCTGGCGCAAACCAAACAGACCGCCGAATTCTCGGCCAACCTGTTTGAAGCCTTCACCCTGGCGACCCTGATCTATTTCACCCTGAACATGAGCCTGATGCTGCTGATGCGCATGGTCGAGAAGAAAGTCGCCGTGCCCGGCCTGATCTCCGTGGGGGGTAAATGATGGAATTCGATTTCAGTGGCATCGTTCCGGCCATTCCCGGCCTGTGGAACGGCATGCTGATGACCCTCAAGCTGATGGCGCTGGGCGTGGTCGGCGGGATCATCCTCGGTACCATCCTTGCGTTGTGCCGTCTGTCCCACAGCAAACTGCTGTCGAGCATCGCCGGCGCCTACGTCAACTATTTCCGTTCGATCCCGCTGCTGCTGGTGATCACCTGGTTCTACCTGGCGGTGCCGTTCGTGCTGCGCTGGATCACCGGCGAAGACACCCCGATCGGCGCGTTCACCTCGTGCATCGTGGCGTTCATGATGTTCGAAGCGGCGTATTTCTGCGAAATCGTCCGGGCCGGCGTGCAGTCGATTCCCAAGGGCCAGATGGGTGCGGCGCAGGCACTGGGCATGACCTACGGCCAGATGATGCGCCTGATCATCCTGCCCCAGGCGTTCCGCAAGATGACCCCGCTGCTGCTGCAACAGAGCATCATCCTGTTCCAGGACACCTCGCTGGTCTACACCGTGGGCCTGGTGGACTTCCTCAACGCCTCGCGCGCCAGTGGCGACATCATTGGCCGCTCGAATGAGTTCCTGATCTTCGCAGGTCTCGTGTACTTCACCATCAGCTTTGCCGCCTCGCAGCTGGTCAAGCGTCTGCAAAAAAGGTTCGCCGTATGATCTCTATCAAGAACATCAACAAGTGGTATGGGGACTTCCAGGTGCTGACCGATTGCAGCACCGAGGTCAAGAAGGGTGAAGTGATCGTGGTCTGCGGCCCGTCCGGTTCGGGCAAGTCGACCCTGATCAAGTGCGTCAACGCACTGGAGCCGTTCCAGAAAGGCGACATCGTGGTCGACGGCACATCGATTGCCGATCCGAAGACCAACCTGCCGAAACTGCGCTCGCGCGTCGGCATGGTGTTCCAGCATTTCGAACTGTTCCCGCACCTGACCATCACCGAAAACCTGACCATCGCGCAGATCAAGGTGCTGGGCCGCAGCAAGGAAGAAGCGACCAAAAAAGGCCTGCAACTGCTGGAGCGCGTCGGCCTCTCGGCTCACGCCCACAAGCACCCGGGCCAACTGTCCGGTGGTCAGCAACAGCGTGTGGCGATCGCCCGTGCGCTGGCGATGGACCCGATTGTCATGCTGTTCGACGAACCAACCTCGGCGCTGGACCCGGAAATGGTCAACGAAGTGCTCGACGTAATGGTGCAACTGGCCCACGAAGGCATGACCATGATGTGCGTGACCCACGAAATGGGCTTCGCCCGCAAAGTGGCCGACCGTGTGATCTTCATGGACGCCGGCAAGATCATCGAAGACTGCAAGAAAGAAGAGTTCTTTGGCGACATCAGCCAGCGCTCCGAACGCGCGCAGCATTTCCTCGAGAAAATCCTGCAGCACTAAGCAATACCTTCGCAGGAGCAACTCCAATCCTTTGTGGGAGCGAGCCTGCTCGCGATGAGGCCATTACAGTCAACATTGATGTTGAATGTCAGTCCGCCATCGCGAGCAGGCTCGCTCCCACAAGGGGCCGGCGATAGCCCTCAAGCAAGTGTTGTGGTTGACCCAAGGCATCTGTGATGAAATGCGACCCCAATCTCTATCGCGCAACCACGCCATCACTTGCCGTGAAACCCCGTCTGATCCGCCATTTGTTCCTGCCGCCGCTGGTCATCGTTTTGATGGTCGGGCTGGGTTACGCCGGCTTCTGGACCAGTGAACACTTCGGCATTCGCAGCCTCAGCGAAAACGGCCAGCGTCAACTCGAACTGAACGCCCGGGCCGTCGAAAGCGAAATCAGCAAATACACCTACCTGCCCAGCCTGCTGGAGCTCGAATCGAGCGTTTCACAGCTGCTCGGCGACCCGACTCCGGAACACCGGCAAACGGTCAACGATTACCTTGAAGGCCTGAACCGGCGCAGCCGAAGTCGGGCCATCTATGTCATGGACACTACCGGCCGGGTCATGGCCACCAGCAACTGGCGCGATGTCGACAGCTACCTCGGCGAGGACCTGTCGTTCCGTGCCTACTTTCAGAAAGCGGTACGCGGTCAGCCCGGACGTTTCTACGGGATCGGCAGCACCAATGGCGAACCCGGCTATTACCTGGCCCATGGCCTGGAAGAACACGGCAAGATCATCGGTGTCGCGGTGGTCAAGGTCCGTATGGAGGCCATGGAGGAGCGCTGGCAACGGGCGCGCCTGGAAGCCTTCGTCAGTGACGAGAACGGCATCATCATTCTCTCCAGCGACCCGGCCCGACGCCTGAAATCCGTGGTGCCACTGAGCGACGAGACCAAGGAAAAACTCGCCCGCAGCCTGCAGTACTACTGGTTTCCGCTCAACGAACTGCAACCGCTGGCCCGAGAAACCCTGGCCGAAGGCGTGGAAAAACTCACCTTCCCGGCCAACAGCGAAGTGCCGAGCCAACAGGATGGCGACGAAGAGAACATCAGCTACCTGGCGCAGACCCGGCCATTGAGCGATACACCGTGGAACTTCACCCTGCTCACGCCGTTGCAGGACCTGCGGCGCGAAGCGATCAATCAGGGGATTCTGGTAGCCGTGGCGTTTGCCTTGGTGGCGTTCCTGCTGATTGCCTGGAACGAGCGCCGCAAGGTCATCGCCACCCGCCTCGCCGCCCGGGAAGCCCTGCAGGAAGCCAACAATCAGCTGGAGCGTCGGATTACCGAACGCACCGCCGACCTGCGCGCCAGCAACGAACGGCTCAAGAGTCAGATCCGCGAACGCCGTCAGGCCGAAGAAACCTTGCGCCGGGCCCAGGACGAACTGGTGCAGGCCGGTAAACTCGCAGCCATCGGCCAGATGTCAACCAGCATCGCCCACGAACTGAATCAGCCACTGGCGGCGATGCGCACACTGTCGGGCAATACCGTGCGTTTCCTGGAACGGGGTCAGCTGGATGTCGCCAGTACCAACCTCAAGACCATCAACGACCTGATCGACCGCATGGGCCGGATCACCGCCAGCCTGCGCTCGTTCGCCCGGCGCGGTGACGACAAGGGTCGCGCCAGCCTCGGCAAAGCGGTGGACGCCGCGCTGCAAGTGCTCGGCGCCCGTGTCGAAAAAGCCGCGCTGCAAGTGCATCGTCAGTTCATTGATGTGCAAGTGCAGATCGACCAGACGCGACTGGAACAGATTCTGGTCAACCTGATCGGCAACGCCCTCGACGCCATGCAGGCACAACCGCTGCCGGAGCTGTGGCTGGAAGGCGAAGAATTTGACGGCAAATATCGCCTGCGGGTGCGCGACAACGGTCACGGCATCGACGCCGAAGCGCGCAAGCATCTGTTCGAACCGTTTTTCACCACCAAACCCGGCGAACAGGGCCTGGGCCTCGGCCTGACCCTCTCCGCCAGTCTGGCCGCCGCCACTGGCGGGCATCTGGGTGTCGAGCACCCGGCCGGCGGTGGTACCACTTTCGTCCTCAGTTTACCGTTGGTAAGCCCTACTCCTGCCGAGCCAATATGAACAATGACCTTAGTGTGCTGATTGTCGAAGACGATCCCCATGTGCTGCTCGGCTGCCAGCAGGCACTGACCCTGGAAGACATTCCCTGCATCGGCGTCGGCAGTGCCGAGGAAGCCCTGGAACGGGTCGGCGACAATTTCGCCGGCATCGTCATCAGTGACATCCGCCTGCCCGGCATCGACGGTCTGGAACTGCTGACCCGCCTCAAGCAACGGGACCGCAGCCTGCCGGTGGTTTTGATCACCGGTCACGGCGACATCTCCATGGCCGTCGGCGCGATGCAGAAAGGTGCCTATGACTTCATGGAAAAACCGTTCTCCCCGGAACGGCTGGTGGACGTCGCCCGGCGTGCGCTGGAGCAACGCAGCCTGAACCGCGAAGTCTCGTTCCTGCGCCGGCAACTGGCCGAGCGCGACTCCCTTGAGGGTCGAATCATCGGTCGCTCGCCGGCCATGCAGAACCTGCGCGAGCTGATCGCCAACGTCGCCGACACTTCGGCCAACGTGTTGATCGAAGGCGAAACCGGTACCGGCAAGGAACTGGTCGCCCGTTGCCTGCATGACTTCAGCCGCCGCCACACCAGACAATTCGTCGCGCTGAACTGCGGCGGCCTGCCGGAAAACCTGTTCGAAAGCGAGATCTTCGGCCACGAGGCCAACGCCTTCACCGGCGCCGGCAAGCGGCGGATCGGCAAGATCGAACACGCCGACGGCGGCACGCTGTTCCTCGATGAAGTGGAAAGCATGCCGTTGCCGTTGCAGATCAAGCTGCTGCGGGTGTTGCAGGAACGGACCCTCGAACGCCTCGGCTCGAACCAGAGCGTGGCGGTGGATTGCCGGGTGATCGCGGCCACCAAATCCGACCTCGACGAGTCGAGCAAGGCCGGGGCGTTTCGCAGCGACTTGTACTACCGCCTCAACGTGGTGACGCTGGAACTGCCGCCCCTGCGCGAGCGCCGCGAAGACATCCTGCAACTGTTCGAACACTTCACCCAGCAGTCGGCCCTGCGCTTCGACCGAGCGCTGCCGGAGCTGGACAACCAGACCCTGTCCAGCCTGATGAGCCACGACTGGCCGGGCAACGTGCGCGAATTGCGCAACGTCGCCGAACGTTTCGCCCTCGGTTTGCCGGCGTTCAAGAAGTCAGGCACCAGCAGTGGCGGTCAGGGCCTGGCGTTCGCCGAAGCGGTGGAAGCCTTTGAACGCAACCTGCTCAGCGACGCCCTGCAGCGCAGCGGCGGCAACCTGACCCAGGCCAGTCAGGAACTGGGCATGGCCAAGACCACGCTGTTCGACAAAGTGAAAAAGTACGGCCTGAACCATTAAGCGAGAACGATGTGGATCTGATTTTCAAGGCAACGCTCGGTGCAGCAGTGGTGGTAATTCTTGCCATGCTGGCCAAGACCAGAAACTACTACATCGCAGGACTGGTGCCGCTGTTTCCGACCTTCGCCCTGATCGCCCATTACGTCGTCGGCAAGGGCCGTTCGCTCGACGACCTGAAGACCACCATCGTGTTCGGCATGTGGTCGATCATTCCGTACTTCGTGTACCTGGCGACGCTGTACGTGATGGTTGACCGGATGCGCCTTGAAGCTTCATTGGCCGTGGCGGCTGTCGCGTGGCTGATGGCAGCGACGACACTGGTCAGCGTCTGGATCCGCCTGCACGCCTGAGCTGGCGTCTGGGCGAGGGCCTGGCCCGTCCCTTGCATTTACCCCCGAAAGCCCGCCCGGCCGGCGCTCATGTTCGATGAGGCCGGTGTCTGGGAGGGTCTGCCAAGGGTGAATTGCGACCTTGAACATTTTAGATCTCGACCACAGCCTGACCGGTCAGGCGTCCATCGCACGACTGCTCGACAGCGGCCGTGCCCGGCGCCTGGACCTGCTCGACCTGGGCCCGAAACTTCGGCTCTGGTCCAGCGAACGCACCTTCCGCCGTTTCACCGAACGCCTGCGCGAGCGGCCCCGGCACAGCGGCCCCGCACCGGAAATCTTTTTTGTCGGCTCCGGCGACTATCACCATCTGACGCCGGCCTTCCTGACTGATTTGCCGGAGCCGGTGAGCCTGATCCACTTCGACAACCACCCCGACTGGGTGCACTTCGCGCCCCGCCGGCATTGCGGTTCGTGGGTCAATCAGGCCCTGAAACTGCCGAACATCGAACGTATCGTCACCCTCGGGCCGTGCAGTGACGACCTGCAGAATCCGCAGATCAAGGGTGGCAATCTCGGCGCCCTCAAACGCGGGGTGTTGCAGCTGTTCCCGTGGCAGCACCCGCCGTCGAAAGTCTGGGGCCGGGTTGGTGACGGCGCCGGCCATCAGCAACAGGAAAACCTGCTGCACTGGAACAATCTGGCCGATCAGGACTGGTCGGCGTTTCTCGAGCGGATGATCGCCAGCCTGCCCACCCAGGCGGTGTGGATCACCATCGACAAGGACGTGCTGGCCAGCGAAGACGCCGCGACCAATTGGGATCAGGGCCAGATGCGCCTGAGCCACTTGCTCCAGGCCATCCGCAGCCTGGCCGCCAGCAAGCGCATCATCGGCATCGACATCTGCGGCGAGTTCGCCCGCCCGGCCTTCAGCAACGCGTTCAAACGCTGGGAAGCCAAGTCCGACCAGCCGCCGGCAGAACGCTGGAGCGAGACCGATCTGCTGC includes the following:
- a CDS encoding GlpM family protein is translated as MFKATLGAAVVVILAMLAKTRNYYIAGLVPLFPTFALIAHYVVGKGRSLDDLKTTIVFGMWSIIPYFVYLATLYVMVDRMRLEASLAVAAVAWLMAATTLVSVWIRLHA
- a CDS encoding sensor histidine kinase, which translates into the protein MKCDPNLYRATTPSLAVKPRLIRHLFLPPLVIVLMVGLGYAGFWTSEHFGIRSLSENGQRQLELNARAVESEISKYTYLPSLLELESSVSQLLGDPTPEHRQTVNDYLEGLNRRSRSRAIYVMDTTGRVMATSNWRDVDSYLGEDLSFRAYFQKAVRGQPGRFYGIGSTNGEPGYYLAHGLEEHGKIIGVAVVKVRMEAMEERWQRARLEAFVSDENGIIILSSDPARRLKSVVPLSDETKEKLARSLQYYWFPLNELQPLARETLAEGVEKLTFPANSEVPSQQDGDEENISYLAQTRPLSDTPWNFTLLTPLQDLRREAINQGILVAVAFALVAFLLIAWNERRKVIATRLAAREALQEANNQLERRITERTADLRASNERLKSQIRERRQAEETLRRAQDELVQAGKLAAIGQMSTSIAHELNQPLAAMRTLSGNTVRFLERGQLDVASTNLKTINDLIDRMGRITASLRSFARRGDDKGRASLGKAVDAALQVLGARVEKAALQVHRQFIDVQVQIDQTRLEQILVNLIGNALDAMQAQPLPELWLEGEEFDGKYRLRVRDNGHGIDAEARKHLFEPFFTTKPGEQGLGLGLTLSASLAAATGGHLGVEHPAGGGTTFVLSLPLVSPTPAEPI
- a CDS encoding amino acid ABC transporter ATP-binding protein, whose amino-acid sequence is MISIKNINKWYGDFQVLTDCSTEVKKGEVIVVCGPSGSGKSTLIKCVNALEPFQKGDIVVDGTSIADPKTNLPKLRSRVGMVFQHFELFPHLTITENLTIAQIKVLGRSKEEATKKGLQLLERVGLSAHAHKHPGQLSGGQQQRVAIARALAMDPIVMLFDEPTSALDPEMVNEVLDVMVQLAHEGMTMMCVTHEMGFARKVADRVIFMDAGKIIEDCKKEEFFGDISQRSERAQHFLEKILQH
- a CDS encoding arginase, which gives rise to MNILDLDHSLTGQASIARLLDSGRARRLDLLDLGPKLRLWSSERTFRRFTERLRERPRHSGPAPEIFFVGSGDYHHLTPAFLTDLPEPVSLIHFDNHPDWVHFAPRRHCGSWVNQALKLPNIERIVTLGPCSDDLQNPQIKGGNLGALKRGVLQLFPWQHPPSKVWGRVGDGAGHQQQENLLHWNNLADQDWSAFLERMIASLPTQAVWITIDKDVLASEDAATNWDQGQMRLSHLLQAIRSLAASKRIIGIDICGEFARPAFSNAFKRWEAKSDQPPAERWSETDLLRNSATNQALIELFEELFP
- a CDS encoding sigma-54-dependent transcriptional regulator codes for the protein MLGCQQALTLEDIPCIGVGSAEEALERVGDNFAGIVISDIRLPGIDGLELLTRLKQRDRSLPVVLITGHGDISMAVGAMQKGAYDFMEKPFSPERLVDVARRALEQRSLNREVSFLRRQLAERDSLEGRIIGRSPAMQNLRELIANVADTSANVLIEGETGTGKELVARCLHDFSRRHTRQFVALNCGGLPENLFESEIFGHEANAFTGAGKRRIGKIEHADGGTLFLDEVESMPLPLQIKLLRVLQERTLERLGSNQSVAVDCRVIAATKSDLDESSKAGAFRSDLYYRLNVVTLELPPLRERREDILQLFEHFTQQSALRFDRALPELDNQTLSSLMSHDWPGNVRELRNVAERFALGLPAFKKSGTSSGGQGLAFAEAVEAFERNLLSDALQRSGGNLTQASQELGMAKTTLFDKVKKYGLNH
- a CDS encoding amino acid ABC transporter permease; translated protein: MNYNWDWGVFFKSTGVGSETYLDWFISGLGWTIAIAIVAWIIALLLGSLLGIMRTVPNRIVSGIATCYVELFRNVPLLVQLFIWYFLVPDMLPQNLQDWYKQDLNPTTSAYLSVVVCLGLFTAARVCEQVRTGIQALPRGQESAARAMGFKLPQIYWNVLLPQAYRIIIPPLTSEFLNVFKNSSVASLIGLMELLAQTKQTAEFSANLFEAFTLATLIYFTLNMSLMLLMRMVEKKVAVPGLISVGGK
- a CDS encoding amino acid ABC transporter permease, giving the protein MEFDFSGIVPAIPGLWNGMLMTLKLMALGVVGGIILGTILALCRLSHSKLLSSIAGAYVNYFRSIPLLLVITWFYLAVPFVLRWITGEDTPIGAFTSCIVAFMMFEAAYFCEIVRAGVQSIPKGQMGAAQALGMTYGQMMRLIILPQAFRKMTPLLLQQSIILFQDTSLVYTVGLVDFLNASRASGDIIGRSNEFLIFAGLVYFTISFAASQLVKRLQKRFAV